In a genomic window of Kluyveromyces marxianus DMKU3-1042 DNA, complete genome, chromosome 7:
- a CDS encoding uncharacterized protein (DUP super family[cl02924]), translating into MTTPDSPLMKERSENPPQFSRSKLGKERYGGSVSYSIAQHPTAFRCLIGTILIIAISVCVIVYNSDSSTSGDAAVFCLFLILMCIIAIFIIMAIMCSPVTSEILKNPDDALFFLKLIATGHSWDEVGRIMNSYLFERGIWWTNSYFYDSEQCYNLFVSYSKDCADPAIEPFIDQAKSKLTESLTQEWDRIGLSDE; encoded by the coding sequence ATGACAACACCAGACTCACCTTTAATGAAAGAAAGGTCAGAAAACCCTCCACAGTTCAGTCGCTCAAAGCTCGGCAAAGAACGTTATGGTGGTAGCGTTTCCTATTCGATTGCTCAACACCCCACTGCATTTAGGTGTCTCATAGGTACAATCCTAATAATAGCTATTTCAGTCTGTGTGATCGTGTACAATTCCGATTCCAGCACTTCAGGAGATGCAGCAGTCTTTTGCTTATTTCTAATATTAATGTGCATCATAGCAATCTTTATTATCATGGCGATTATGTGTAGCCCTGTCACAAGTGAGATCCTAAAGAACCCTGATGATgccctctttttcttgaagttaATTGCAACAGGCCATTCGTGGGACGAAGTGGGTCGAATTATGAACTCCTATCTCTTTGAGAGAGGGATTTGGTGGACAAACAGCTACTTTTACGACAGTGAACAGTGCTACAACCTTTTTGTAAGCTATTCCAAAGATTGTGCTGACCCTGCTATAGAGCCGTTTATCGACCAAGCTAAAAGCAAGCTGACCGAAAGTCTGACCCAAGAGTGGGATAGGATTGGGCTTTCGGATGAATAG
- the RPC25 gene encoding DNA-directed RNA polymerase III subunit RPC25, which translates to MDEDTKLYFDVNEKIRFRVEQEVFVDVKPKSPREKEIEEQLRAKEELTEEEKRILEKPPAYALLGSCQTDGMGLVSWWE; encoded by the coding sequence ATGGACGAGGATACGAAGTTGTACTTTGATGTGAACGAGAAGATCAGGTTCCGGGTTGAGCAAGAGGTGTTTGTAGATGTGAAGCCCAAGTCGCCGCGGGAGAAGGAGATTGAGGAGCAGCTGAGGGCCAAGGAGGAGCTTACGGAGGAGGAGAAGCGGATTCTTGAGAAGCCTCCTGCGTATGCGTTGCTGGGCAGTTGTCAGACGGACGGGATGGGTCTTGTGTCGTGGTGGGAGTAG